From the Acyrthosiphon pisum isolate AL4f unplaced genomic scaffold, pea_aphid_22Mar2018_4r6ur Scaffold_608;HRSCAF=1060, whole genome shotgun sequence genome, the window attatatttattatgtttctaaCTTAAAGGAATTGAAGAATTATTTCCATCTGAAACTGAAGAGTTGTATTTTATACCATATTGTAAAGAGGGAAATATTATTAGTCCCAATAGAGGGAAATTATAcgataaattttgtaatataaaaaaagatatcACAAAAATAAGTGGCTCGAAAAGGAAACATTCGGATGGcaataaagaatttaatttgaatgatGAAGGTATAaagcataattaattaaatatattaaaattaagaaaaaaatatgcaggTAATGGctattgtatattgtttgtttgtttgtttgtgcTTAAGATTATCAAGACTCATTAATATGGCTACGAAACAATATTGGAccagataatattttacataaattgtgGAAAGAAACATCAGAATTTcggttgttaaaaaataaaaatattaatatgatgacAACATATTTAGGTCTGAGCAAACCCACTGGTCATATTTtggttagttttatttttagccTTTTAAGTAatcttgatatattataataacttttatgaGAATATAACCATTGTTTCATTGTTTTAGATTGATAtagattttattagtttatatccTGGAAAGgaaacaaatttatttcaaaaatttgaaatattcaaagaaaaattaaaaaaatttttagaaattaaaaaatttagttatattgACATAAACCTAATCAGTAGATTAACTACACCTAATAGACCAGGCATGTTCTTGTTTTAAtacatgtaattattttacctggaagttcattaattttataataatttgtaggtgACGATGATATTGCTGCACTAGAAATTATACCTCATCTTTTTCAACCTGTGAGCATAATTATTCAGAAACCTGGTAATACTCGTCATACTATTAGGTCATCGAAACTAGAACAAGCATCTGCGTTTATCAATCAAGtcacagtaatttattttttacatgaaaGATCcttttttgttgaatattcctaattgtttttaaaaatattaatgtttttcagAATTTCAATGATCTGAAGACAGTACTTTCAATTAAGGTTGAAAAGGCGTTTTCATTGGGCTTGACAGTACAACCATTTGTTGTTTATGTTGGCGATAGCTGCAGTCTCAATGAAAAATCATCTAATACTCCATATTCATTCTACACAATTATAAACGATACTCATTTCAAAGTGGAAACCATTTTGAAAGCGTTTGATGTCTGCTTCAAAAGCTTCCATACTCTAAACCTCAAGTATCCATTTGAAGCAGAACAAATTTGGCGATTCATGCAAGTATATTTCTACGAAATACCAGAAAGTAGGGTTGAAAAAAAGTTCTTAAGTGTTAGAAGTCTcattaaagatttaaataatttgtaaatgttatacctatttcaatatatttaaatttaactattaatttcattaaattagtattaaatatgtttaattgttttttgtgtGAGAGTCAGTTTGGG encodes:
- the LOC107885383 gene encoding uncharacterized protein LOC107885383 gives rise to the protein MTSSSLSIVIKNILKKYQDGEMVLMFYESKHCLNSAMRNKLVAVIIKDQIQNNKNLNRTRFIELAKGIEELFPSETEELYFIPYCKEGNIISPNRGKLYDKFCNIKKDITKISGSKRKHSDGNKEFNLNDEGIKHN